In a single window of the Bremerella alba genome:
- a CDS encoding EutN/CcmL family microcompartment protein — MRIAKIIGKVTLSRSVPEFQGAVLKLAVPMMLSDIENEATPLDDLLVVYDELGAGQDNYIALSEGGEAAQPFYPDMKPVDAYNAAILDTVDIRYRPNQ, encoded by the coding sequence ATGCGTATCGCCAAAATCATCGGAAAAGTCACGCTCAGCCGCTCGGTCCCTGAATTTCAGGGTGCGGTGCTAAAGCTGGCCGTACCCATGATGCTCAGCGATATCGAGAACGAGGCAACGCCGCTGGATGACCTGCTTGTCGTTTACGACGAATTGGGTGCCGGCCAAGACAATTACATCGCGCTAAGTGAAGGGGGCGAAGCGGCCCAACCGTTTTACCCCGACATGAAGCCAGTGGATGCGTACAACGCAGCCATTTTAGATACGGTTGATATTCGTTATCGACCGAACCAATAA